Below is a window of Phoenix dactylifera cultivar Barhee BC4 chromosome 7, palm_55x_up_171113_PBpolish2nd_filt_p, whole genome shotgun sequence DNA.
AGAAACTTGAATCTTATTTGTTTTACCATGATTTCTTGTATCAGGCGAAACGGTCATATTTCATCTAAAATGAATGGAATAACCCTGTTCCCTCTGTAGGCATTGGAGGTATCATCTAAAATTATAGAAACtgtcatatttgattttttttgttaagtttCATCTACCACCTTGCTGGTGTTGAAGttattattatctattatagtACGTGAAACTCATAGCCTGATCCTCCAGACTTTTCAAAACCTCTAACTCAACAAtgcattcaaataaaatttgaGAGCTAATTCACCATGAATATAACTATTATGTATTATTATAAGTTGGTGTTGCTGTTGTCTCTACCCTGGTTCAAGGAGGAGGGAAAGGACATATAGTTGAAGCTACATCTTCCACATCTGCTTTTCCTTTTCCCTGAAATCCGCCTCCATGATGCATGCCTTCAAATATTATTTTGTGTTACTATACTTACTCTTCTGTTTGGAGTTCCTACTGTTGTTGGTGTCTACAATGAATCACTAGTTGCAATTGAATTGAAATGCTGACAATGATAATGAAACTCCTTTACCAGCTTTTATAATATGAAGTGGCtcatctataaaaaaaagggtATATGTATCCaggtaaaaccctaggctcctAGAGTTCTATCTGATTAGACTGCCTTTTTTTGACCATTTTTTCTGCAAAAAAGGAAAGGTAAATTTTCCTGGGACAATACAAAAGCAACAATTTCCTCATGTGTCTATAGGTTACCACATATTCGGCACAGGAAAACTGTCTCTTGCTTTTTGCTCTTCCAAGATAGTTGAGAGTCTCCCCAAAAAAcatttgcttcttcttcttaaaaATTGATCTTTCCACCATTTCCAGGAACATTATCCTTTGTCTTTACTCTCAGAATGCTCCAAAACTTTAAAGAATACTATATAGACTTTAGATTTTTGGTTATGCTTATAATGGTCATTGGACAACAATTAGGTATATATTTAAGCCCATGCTACTTTATTGTGCTGTTTTCCAATAACTATTATCTGTTTAACTTTCTTCACAACAAATACCTTACCATCTAGAAAGACTTTATAATCAATATAATCTCAAAACCTTTCCAAGACTTCACTAATGTGATTTTTTTGAGACAATTTTTTGAGGacctaaaaaaaattcagttacTTATTTCCTGTAACATTCTGTTTCAGATTCAATGCACTAGCCTTGTGAGTGAACTATCATAGAGTTATGACTTGTTACACTTTTGAATACAAATTTTTGTATAGAATTCAGTATTCAATAACTTTCAGGATCCTTTTAGTGAAAACCAATACTCAAAACACCCAATTTATCATGCTTGTGATGAAGCATCCTTCTTGCTCTATTATGGAGCCATGGAAGTACTCTTTTATAAAGTATTGGGAGTTGGGTTTTCTATGTGCAGGAATAAGGCAGGATGAACGATCTTTAGAAAGGTTATAGTATTCTAAGACCAATCAGTTTGCAATAGCTGAAGGTGAAACCCAGAAGGATTATATCTTTAGTTTTTTATATCTTGTTTTTGCAATTATTTAAGCTAGCCCAAAACCAATTCAACCAAATCCATAATAGTGGTCAGGTGTACCAATATAgagtaaaacaaataaaatcttTTTTAAATGATTAAAGTACATTTTAAAcctataaaaattataaaaataattataatgatATTATATCAAGTTAATGAAATAAAAGTATTAAACCTATTAAATATCAGAATATAGTAAGGTTTTTTTGCCCGTGTAACCTTTAGAGTAGATTGCTTAATGGCAAGATGCAGATTACCATTCTTTAGTTTTGACAGAGTAGGCAGCTACTGCCAACCAATGTGTCCTAGGTGTTGATCATTAATAAGACTTTTAAATGGTACAAAGACAGTTGAATCCCTGCATAGGATTccaattttagtattttaaacTTTTTAGATGATATTTAACTAGTGTTCCTTCAAAGGTAACATTTAAGCTGTCCAAGATCGAATTAGTGGGACATTAATAGGGCAATAATTGCTATTAACCATATACACAAATGAGATTTCTGTTGAGTTCTTCcttttttaattattcaatTAGATTCCTGAGTTGTTTTCTCTTTGATTGATGCTTCAAAGCCTTTGGTAAATGTTTTATTTACTGTTCTTATACATGTCCACGTAGTTTGCATGAAACAAATTAGAGGATGAGGAGATTCATCATGCTCCAAGTTTAAAaggatttaaaatatttatgcaaCTTTTAGAAAGAAAGCTTTGGTGGAATGCTTATTTGGACAAGATGTTGGGattttcaaaccatagagtCAATTATTTTTTCCCTTCAAACTCCTGGTTACATTTTTGAACTTCTATGACAAGTCCACAGATCCAGACCAAGATGATaagagtaaaatattttttgatgtcAAGATCACATCAACTGATTTTTGGAAACCTCAAGCTGATCAAACTCTGGGCTTGTCGACATCTAcattcattgtcttcttctaagAGAAGAACTTGGTGCAACACTGCTAGAATGGTTTTAGGCAATGTTTCACAAAACTCACTCCCGCTATTGGAATCGTGATTTTTTCGGCCCAACTTGATgcattttaatattattttgcaTTTGTTTGATGTGTTTACGATATATTGTAATAAAGTTGAAGAGGATACTAGAGGCAGGTAGCATGAATGATGAATAGTGAGgcacttttgatttttttaagtttttgatGCTTTATTTAGTGTTATACAATTAGAATGAAGATTTGATTAAGAATTACGACACAGTTTTGGGAAGGTTTTATTGTACTGCCTTTTCTTCTAATGTAACACCAACAGTTGTCAACATCACTGAAGGACTACTTTTATTTCATACTCCTTACATGGATGCATGTTTAAAGCCAAAAACATAATGAAATTAATTCTTTCAATTACACCCTTTGCTCAAATGCTATACCTGATCAAATAGAAGGTTTTGCAAGTGGGCAATATGTTGTCATCATTGTTATTATGCCTCTCATTTTAAGTTGGAGGTGGAAGATTAGCATGATATGTTACATCATGCCATCATAGACAACTCCTCTTTTACCTCCTCACTAGTATGCTAAGTGGAAGAGATTAGTAGTGCTTGTTTGAGTTTTGTTTCTAATCCCTTCTTCTGCTTCCTCCTCATTTATGTTACTGTACCTGTTCATTCTTATGGTTCAGACACTATACTATAGGTCTAGCatcattatataaccatttatatCTCATAATCTTCAACCATAGAAGCAtgagtaaagaaagaaaattgagTAGCTTGGATGACATTGGAAGCAAAAGTATTGTTATGGTATGATGGTAATGATGGTGTCAAATACCACTTGTTGGTCTACTAAGATTTGATGCTCTAACCTTCTATTGGACTTCATTAGGCACTTCTTCCAGTGCAACCACTTTTGTGTGAAAACTAGACAAATTTTGTTTGAGCAGATTATTTTTCAATACATATGCTTATCGCAAGAACATGATTATGTCTTATTTCTTGAAACCCATGattgaaaattttatctattttccaatctcttgaaccaaaaaaaggaaatgaaaaTTTATTACTAGCATGATATTGAAATCAAACAAAGCctgtataataatattaatgcatattgtacagttgaaaaaaattatgctgattgttttctaatttttaattaattttttaaaatattaaaaaactaCGACAGATGCAGGAAGCTAGCTATCTTGATTGCATCCTAACATTAGGAATGCACCAAGATGGTCTGAATGGAGTAGGATGTAATTTtccaattatttttctttctattctTGTTGTCAATGGCTGTTTCGGTCTGTCACGACCTTCCACTACCATTGCAGGAGCAAACCAAGATAGAACTCAGTACTGAGATTAAAACCCTTGATATGTAGTATGACTAATATTATCTACATAAAACAAACCTGGCTATTTCATTTATTATGCTTGTAATTTGTTTGAATCAAGGACTGAGACCCTGAGCATACTGACCCCTACCAGCCTAAGGTTTGTTTGCCTTGGGATCAGCCCAAACCGGATCCAGACCTCCTACATTGGCCAGAATCAAGGCAGATCGGGCTTGTATTGCCCCCAAACCAGACTGAACAGTGCGACATTGCTCCTGATGACTTTGCAATTGggtattaattagcttattcTCCACCATTTCAAGGTGGGAATGAGCTGAGGAAGGAGCCAAGATGGATTGAAATGTATTGAAATCCATTGTTGGCCTGGAGCAACGTCCAGCTAGCTAAACGACCTCCCCCCACCTCCCTCATTTCTTAAAAAATCCGAGAAGTAAATCagcattattttaaaaaaaatggttgGTGCTTAACAACAATGTCTGCGAGCCCTCTGGGTATTCAATGTGGCATTGAGGTGAGGGCCTATATTTGTCTAACAAAAACATCACCATggttatttaataatattataaatgtATTCTCTCCTTATTATTGTAAGCTATTTATTTTGAATCTTGGTAGTCTTTGGTACAATTAATTCATTGATCTCTAGTTACCTAACTGCATGTACATGCAGATTGTTAGTCTTAACAAATATGTTTTAAATGCATTTTTTTAATTCCAAGTTATGTGATGTCATTCCATAAACATGGTATGTGAAATGCATATTTAACATCAACAACCATGACTATGGCACTTAAACCAATACTCTTGGATTATTCTTGCAAAAGGAACATAACATTAAGATAACAAAGCATAAGTTACAGCATGCAAACAATTTTGGAGACCAAAATGGGCTATGCTAGGGTCACTGGCCCTCTCAGACCATACTATTATTGATATGATTGGTGCGATACAGCATGTGCCGTACCCacacttggtttttcttttttggtacaatACCCACACTTGGTTGATATGGGTCCCATGCACGTACCTCAAATGTTGGTCTGGAGTGCGGCAGGAAATAACTAAGGATCTCCGAGTTTATTGAAAAGGTGCTTCTTAAATGTGATTGAATTTAAATCCATGTGCTAATACAAActttttctaatattttctaAGTTACCACAAATATATCATCCTTGACTGTTTTGCTGAAAAGATGACGGAAAAGTAATATCCTGACCATCTCTAGCAGTCCCATGCTTAGTCAAGTAAGAAACTTGCGATGGGCTATTGGGTCAATTTATGTCATTAAACAAGTGTGTCTCTACATGATGTCAACTATATAATCTCTGGACTTAAACTTCAAGCCTGCGCCCTGGTGGTATAACCAGGGGCTTGTACTCTTTGACATGTGCCTCCTTTGTTCAAAACAGAGAATCATATAACCAACAATATAAGGATGGGTCAAATTACAAAAGTTTCCCTATCAATGATCAAAAAAGATTTACCCAATTCAGTGTAATATATTCCTCGAGCCCATTTCTTTCGCTATGTTTTGTTCTTGCCATTTTAGCAAGCCAGTCCACACCAAAGTTGCAATCCCTCTGAATTAAGGAGAGAGATTGACCTTCTCAAAACAACAGCCTAGGAAATATTATACATAATGTTTTGGATGTAAGTGGAGCAAACACTTGGTCCGGAAAGAAAAGTGGCGATGGATCAATCAACTTCAAGGATGATCAGACCATTCTCCACCTTTAATCCTTTTATTGAGACCTTCTAGGTCGGGCTATGCATGAATTTTGATGGCCTTGAGAGCAGATTGAATTGGGTTATGCATGAATTTTGCAGGCCTTCATGCTTCCTATTGATGATGGGCTCCCCCCAGTGTCTAGGAATCATCATTGGAACCATCAAAAATGGATATGTTCCATCCACTATCAGAACCCTAAATCATGGTCAGTGTTTGCCTTTCTTTGAATGTCGATGTATCCGTTTATGATAACTCCAACTTTGGCCGTCTTCTCTCAAGAATGCTAGTAAATCATGAGCTTCCATATTTCCCGTGTGTCTGGCAGTGGTAACAATGGCAAGCTAGAGTTCTCTTCATTCTCCTTGTCCAGGTGATCGCTTATTAACTAGCTCGGTCTAGTCTACGTTCATTTATGTGAACGGTTCTGCTCATTTTAGGTACCACTGCTCTGCCAGGGAAGATGCAATGAGGAGTTTCAGCATCCAGAACTAGCAGATTCTATGAAATACCTGACCGAACTTGCATATTGAAGCCACTATTCTGCCAACCTTTCTATGCTTCCGGGATTTGATATTTTCATTTCTATAGTTAAGGTGAATAGAAATATTTTTAcgctaatttctttttttttttaaaaaaaaaataatcttgcCACACGAAGAATTCGAGGCATACGGTTGTGGGTGTTACTGATTGGAATTGGGTAGTCTTTTGAGATGGATAATAGAGGCTGTACAAAGCCTAGTTTTGATTCATATGTGGGCAATCCCTGTTAATGTCCCCAAAATGGGGGAACCGTCATTTTTATAGCAGACGCTGTAAATTTTAGTGTCTCTCTTGTTACTGCACAAAGATTTGATTTTAGGATGGATGACCATTGTTTCTACATATGAAGTGGGAACTCTCGAAACTGGTCGTCTGATCAAGATTCGAGCACCATTGTTGCATGACGCTCTAGAGGGCAAAGGGCAGAGCCCATCAAATCAGACCTGCTGCTATATTGAGCGAGGCCAAATGTTTCCCAGACCTGGAAGCAGCCTCGGAATCGCGGCACCGCTCGAGGCATAACGGCCGCCTCCTCCCTCATATGTGTAGGTCCACACCGCGAGTTGGGACCAATGTTCGCCGCCTTTTGGTTATTCTTGCCGTCCCAACATCCGAAAAAGACAAAATTCAGCCGGGGAGACCGAAATGTTGCTACAGTATGTTCAGAACACCtccaaaaacaaaacaaagagagagagagagagagagagaaaagtttCCATTCACAGGCCAAGCACACCAAGGCACGCTTGAGTGCATCCAACCTATCATCGTATCGAGCAATTTTCTGGCATCGGGTGGACCCAGATGCACAACTTACTACGTACAACTCCAAGCAAAAGAGATGATGACAATATCCTGGTCAGTCACTCTTCTGTTACAGCTGATAGATAAGAATCCAGGGCATCTCCACCGACACTTCAGGCTCAGCATGCCACGCCACAAAAATATGCATTCAGTACAGCCTTTTTTTATCTTGGACAATTTCAGTTTGTTTCACAAAGCAAATACCTAAGAATTAAAGTAAATTAAGTGGGCCCAATGGAGCCCCGGCAATAAGCAGATTAGTGTCTTAACATGAAAAGAAGAATACAGCGACGCTCCTACCCTATCCTAATCGCCCTACCAGTGGCATTTGCATAAGACAGCTTGCAAAGCTTCCaactttttttcctctttttttttctttcccccaAGATCAGAAGGCGGCCTACAATAACATCTGAGTCCCCACCAGTCATCATCTCCTGCCCTTTCTTATGGAATGGCCTGTCTTGCGCTTATGACGGCTGAAATCTGACACAAAACGGAACGTCTGACCGCACCCTGGCTCTTGGCACACATAGGGCCGGTCACCAGTGTGGACCCTTATATGCTCTGTTCTTGCCCACGCCCACTTGAACGTCATGCTGCACCCCTTCCACGGGCACTCGAGTGGGCGATCATCCATGTGCACCTTCCGATGCTGCACCAGATACTTGTGCGAGAAGAACTTCTTACCACATCCTTTGACAGGGCAGATGTCGCGCTTGTGCAATGTCAGATCTTGTTTTGTGCTAAAGCTCATCGAGCACCCCTCGATGTCGCACGTATACTCCCCATCCTCGTCCTTGGTTACAGGATTTGTAGCCTGTGCTTTCTTTGCTTTCCTCTTCATATTCTGCTTCCTGCCTGCCGATTTAGTCTTGACCTCTTCAATGGACTTCGATGGCCGTTTTCGGAGGCGTGTGCTCGGCCCCCCTTCAGCTTCATCTTTCAGATTCAATTTTTTCCGGCTAGCCATCTCGGCATGCTTCGAGCGGCTGCTTCTTAGAACCCTTCCACATGGTGACGAGGGAGTCCCGGCCGCATCCTCCATATTCTCTGGGTTCTCTATTTGGGTGCGTCTGGCTTTCTTGTTGCTCGTCTTCCTTggaggcttcttcctcttctttccagATTTTCTTGCGGCGGCTGCATTGCTAGTTGATGGGATGCTTTTGGAAGGCGCATCCTCAGAATCTGTCTCAGCCTTAGACTTTCGACTGGTGCTTTGAGAGTATAGtttttccacatgatcatgCTCTTGAGCTTCATTTCCATGAGCTAAATATGGATGAACCTGATTTGACATCCAAACCTTCCCGCACCACCTACCGGCAACAACTATTTTCTTCTCCCTGCCTGTTCTCCTCCCAGATGCCTTCGGCTTTGCTGGGGAGTTGCCTGGGGAATTGCAGCCAAATGCCTTGTATATGACTGCATTGTATGGCATCTGCTTGCTGTAGAGGGGGAACTTGCTGAGATTAGCACTGTAATACAGGTTGATGCCCAATTTCACAGCCCAGTCACTGTTCATAGGTATGGCTTCCTCATCTTCCAAGGCTGCTCGGATTCTCTCTTGGTCTTCCTTAGTGGCCTCTTTGAAATGAACATCCttccaagcataatcaattcCCAACTCTTCTGCCAATAGTTTCGCCTCTGCTTCTATTTTAGGATAGTCTGGACAAAGTTTTTGGCAAGTCACATATAAGGTCTAAAAACTTGGAAGGATGACATTTCGCAAGTGAAAATGGAAGGATAAGATTTTGCAAGAGAAAATGAAGATATTAAATCTGCAACCTGACTAAATGATACATGCATAGCATTTTAGTCTTATCATCATGACCGCTCTTGCTATAATTAGACTTCAAAGTTTACAAAAACTATAAGCATTAACATCAAGACCACTCTTTCCGTAATTCTATCAAATTCAAGACTATTTTTGCATACAACCAATGCTCAATGAAAAACAGACATCCATACGGTGAACATTTCTAGTGAGATATACAAAATATGCTAAAGCGGTAAAGCCTACCAAGAAAAATGCATAGGTATCTAAGCATTTTGGAATAACTTGATTACTGCAAGTCAGTGACTTCAGAAAGATACCTAGCATGACATTTTCTCAACCACAGAAGTGGCAGTTACATCAACATTCAATTAAAGCACCAGCCAAAAGGAACTTATTTTATTCAGGAAAAGAAACATGTAGAATTAGagcaaaggaagcaaaggcaaCGAAAAGGGAAGGGACATATCTACTTCTCACTCTAGGTCATTCAATGGACAATACTAATGAAGCGTCTTCAAATTTCTAGAAGGGATAAATTGACATAGTAAGTACCTGATGCATGCCATAGATAAGAAGAGGTTCACAGGAACAATTTGAGAaggaaagatgaaaaaggactGCAACTACATCCTATGGGTTATTCAGCTATCTACAGGTTCAATAAATGATTGAACACCTTTCCCCCCTTCACTCATTAAATTGGGTCATGGGGCGcagattatttttcttttcttttgattccCTTTTGAGTTTGTTCctttaaaataaatttagacAAGACTCCTACTGAGAAAGGACGAATATTAGgggtttttaaaaataaatacaaaaccTTTGGAGTATGTAATTTACGTAATtctatgtgattttttttttttttgaggaagagagaaagggagtcCCACCCGTATTATAGTACCTAGGTCTATATTCTTGGAGATGATGCACCATACAAGACTTGAATCCACAACCTCCGGTTGCTAGGTAGAGGCATATGACCACTAAGGCAAACCCCAATTCATAAAATAGAAGTTTACTCCGATCTTCATCTTTCACGTAATTTGTTCTTGAAGACTGAGTCATGGAGTTGGCCCTTAGTTCACGGAGATGGAAATCTTCCGAACCTGTAATTTTCAGATTCCTGTTCTACCAACCAGAAACTTGAGAAAATTAGATTTCCTATGGATTGCAGTtacaaatcctatttggaaGGACTTTATGAAGTGCAAAAAAGTCATGAAGGTATGGAAGATGACTTAGAAATAAatatacaaaagaaaaaagttagTTTGTTATGACAGAAACCATAGCCAAAGGCAAAAATTATCCAGGCAAACATTTGGAGCAAAGCTCTGTTGCTTACAGGTGTAACCACCAAAGTAGCTCCTATGTAAAGGTGACAGGAATAAAAGAACTGGGAATGTATACATTTTTCAGGGTTTCCTTAAGAATTATGTTGACCTGTGTTAATAATATACGGCATGAATTTATCACAAAAAGGAACTAAATAAAATAATCTTATATCTGATATCTAGCAGGAACTTAATTTAGAGTCACAGCCTTCAAGTTTCTCCTAGCACCACTTTCAGGCAATCATAAGTGAAATACGAACTCCATCATGCATCAAAAATGAGTTGGACTGCTTCACAAAATATCAATATATCATGTCAAATGCTTGCTAGGCCTCTTACCATATCTTACATAAGACTGAATTATagccaaaataaatataaagaacTCATTATTATTGAACATAAGATCACAAAAGGTTTTTGGACAGTACAGCGGATCATAACTTCAGAGTTCAGATTCATTTGTGAAAACCAACTATTTTGCCAATTTATGCAGATAAATGCATAAACATAACAAGAAAACATAGAGACTGTAAAGTAATAACATAACAATAAAAATGATATAGAAGTGGTGATGCAAATATATGAATATAgacacataaaaaataaaacagaacTAAAAATgacagaaaaattaaaaataattaacctGGTACCACTGATCGCAGAaatagatgcataaaaagttccCAAACTCACCTGGATGACACAAAAGCATAATATGCACACCACCTATTGGCTGAAGTAGCTTTTCAACCTCCACAGCATGTTCAAGACAAAAAACATGCATTCTAGAAGAATCTTTGTCGCATGCTTGCATGACCGGTAAGGCTGAATCCGTCATTTTAGTATTATCAGCATTCCTTGATAGAGTTGTTACAGCAGTACCTTTTGTTGGTTCAGATGAGTCACAGCAGACATCAGGTTGAATGGAGAGATTTTCAGAACCAGAATCTGGGTTCCCCATCTTCATGCTGCTCGGATGGTTGTCAGCAGTTCCAATGGCATGGCAACCACCTTCTGCTTCCCTGTCACTAAAATCTGCTGTTTCCTCCATGAATTTTATTGAACTATTAGAAGTTGTGATTTCCCTATTATCATCTAAACTATCTGCTCCAGCAGATTTTGCATTTTCTGGCTGATTACTGCCATGGAACTCCAATTTCAGCTGGCATTTCTCTCCAGCACCAACATTTGTTAGTCTACTTGAATCATCTGAACCAACAGTACAATGAGAATTTTGAGCAGTCCCATTTTGGCAATCTGCTCCAACTAAGGACAAATCTATCTCCTTATTCAGATCCTTTCTTGAACCGAAGTTTGGATGTTCATCTGGTTTGCATGATGATGGGGAGTCCTTGATATCATTTTCATCAGTACAAGCAGACTTCTCATGCAGAATTTCTTCCTCCTCAGCGTCTGATGTATCCCCATATGCAGAAGCTAGAAGATCAAGTGCAGAGATGCCTCTCTGACCTGTATCACCAGATAGGACTTCGACACTCTGTTCTGAAACTTGTACCGAATATCTGCTACAATGAACCCAGTAATCATCCACCGTATCTTCAACATGCCTCTCAATTTGTCCTGCACGGAATTAAGTAATTAGCAAAGAAGggaaaaatgatatgaaaccAAAGAAGCATTAGGCAACTTTTTGTCTAAGAAACATATGAAACCACTGAAAAACACAAGGACACAAATATATAGTAGTTCGAAACACATGCTTGATTCACTGCTAAGAAAATACTGTATGACCATTTCTCAGATTCACAAGTAAAAACAGTCTGAAAGCtcaaaaatttaaacttagcaaacTCCTCCCTTCACTGAAAGAACTATCAAGTTTCTCATCAAGATTTCTTCCAGGAGTTTTCATATAAAGCAACAAAGTGTAATCATAACTTCATAAAGTACTAAATTTATATTCAACAAATCAAATTTGCAAGTTGTCTCCCAGATCAAACAaggagatgattataggaacaGAATAAAAGGTAATTCCTATAGCATGAGATGGCTACGTCATAGAGAGATTGTATATTCAATAGAAACAGTACAGTGAGAAGGTACTGACAGCTGATAGGACTTTATATATAACAATTTCCCATGCATCCTCATATACCAATTAGCAAACCACTAATATATGTAATTAATCTTGAATGACCCAGAATTTCATAATTATGCTATCACAAGAGTATGGTGTATGGCATGACCTGCTATATTTTCTTTATCAATTACCTGCTTCTACCATTTCATGACTACCATAATATCCTACAGGATGTTCCTGTTAGTAGATGAGAAGAAAATTAAGTACATCattgaaaaaaaatctaatggcTCCCTAGAAGCATAACTGCATTTTGAAAATTGGTAATGTGATTCTCGTTCCCATGTGTCAGAATGGTTCCAGAGAGTGACTAATTAGAATACGTTCTTTAAACCATGGCTGAGTCTCCAAGTATagcaaaactcacatcccactAATATATATACCACATCTTAGTAATAGATGTAAGAGGCATCTTTCAGGTGtcttgctttttatttttttgctctGATCTATGGTCATCTCTCCATCTTGGGGTGTGcctgattgcaaataaatgacTGCCTGCAATTTGGTGCAATTCCAGTGCTTGTTTTGTTCTAGGCGCAAATTCGCATAGAACTCCAGTTTAAAGCTCAAGTTGTGCAGCTTGGTCTACAGACTTGAACAATCCTAGATTTAGTCATAGCAGTTCATAGATGAAGGCATTTATTGACACTCAAGAGTTACCGTTGCTGCTCTAGCACCAGCTTATGCAACTCCAGTAATTTAGCATCTTCAAGATCCTCAGTTGTCTTCATGGTATGTCGTACCGCCCCCAATGGCCTAGTTCTAAGCATACCGAGTTCTATTGCCCCTAAACCAGGGT
It encodes the following:
- the LOC103712400 gene encoding LOW QUALITY PROTEIN: lysine-specific demethylase REF6-like (The sequence of the model RefSeq protein was modified relative to this genomic sequence to represent the inferred CDS: inserted 1 base in 1 codon; deleted 1 base in 1 codon) translates to MAAAASASSAEPPPPPPPAEVPQWLKSLPLAPEYHPTLAEFQDPIAYILKIEKEASSFGICKIVPPLPGPPKKTTVANLNRSFAARETNPKKPPTFTTRQQQIGFCPRRPRPVQKPVWQSGEHYTLQQFETKAKQFERAYLKKVTAARKGGLLSPLEIETLFWKACADKPFSVEYANDMPGSGFAPLGAARRWREEEAANVGETAWNMRGVSRAKGSLLRFMKEEIXGVTSPMAYVAMMFSWFAWHVEDHELHSLNYLHMGASKTWYGVPRDAALAFEEVVRVHGYGGEVNRLVTFALLGEKTTVMTPEVLIGAGIPCCRLVQNAGDFVVTFPGAYHTGFSHGFNCGEAANIATPGWLRVAKEAAIRRASINYPPMVSHFQLLYALALSLCTRMPRGNRSEPRSSRLKDKMKGEGEEMVKNIFVQSVIQNNHLLSVLLDKGSSCVVLPQNGPDSPLCSNSLVRSQVKVKPRLSLGLCSHQEALEASRLLPSNDMLGWNAGIRDLSGFSSLKGNSVPVCQGKIISSATCRFGTADFYTSSLDSQNGEGEKEGTFQGDGLLDQGLLSCVTCGILSFACVAVVQPREAAAKCLMSTDCGFLGDHIDDSGEVRDINKNTNRRTGNYNLVSDLGQIERHVEDTVDDYWVHCSRYSVQVSEQSVEVLSGDTGQRGISALDLLASAYGDTSDAEEEEILHEKSACTDENDIKDSPSSCKPDEHPNFGSRKDLNKEIDLSLVGADCQNGTAQNSHCTVGSDDSSRLTNVGAGEKCQLKLEFHGSNQPENAKSAGADSLDDNREITTSNSSIKFMEETADFSDREAEGGCHAIGTADNHPSSMKMGNPDSGSENLSIQPDVCCDSSEPTKGTAVTTLSRNADNTKMTDSALPVMQACDKDSSRMHVFCLEHAVEVEKLLQPIGGVHIMLLCHPDYPKIEAEAKLLAEELGIDYAWKDVHFKEATKEDQERIRAALEDEEAIPMNSDWAVKLGINLYYSANLSKFPLYSKQMPYNAVIYKAFGCNSPGNSPAKPKASGRRTGREKKIVVAGRWCGKVWMSNQVHPYLAHGNEAQEHDHVEKLYSQSTSRKSKAETDSEDAPSKSIPSTSNAAAARKSGKKRKKPPRKTSNKKARRTQIENPENMEDAAGTPSSPCGRVLRSSRSKHAEMASRKKLNLKDEAEGGPSTRLRKRPSKSIEEVKTKSAGRKQNMKRKAKKAQATNPVTKDEDGEYTCDIEGCSMSFSTKQDLTLHKRDICPVKGCGKKFFSHKYLVQHRKVHMDDRPLECPWKGCSMTFKWAWARTEHIRVHTGDRPYVCQEPGCGQTFRFVSDFSRHKRKTGHSIRKGRR